A single Parabacteroides timonensis DNA region contains:
- a CDS encoding NADH-dependent [FeFe] hydrogenase, group A6 — MENIKLTIDNREVEVPKGTTVLDAARSMGIRIPTLCHMKLEDLNYENNPGACRICVVEIEGRRNLAPSCKTECTEGMVVRTHTPRVMNARKTVMELILSNHPAGCLTCSSNGYCELQTIAHDLGIREIRYQGEQSTFEIDRSPSIVRNMNKCIMCRRCETMCNSIQTVGALTAVNRGFNAAVSTAFERDIAGSTCSYCGQCVSVCPVNALSGRNTQQPVLDALADPTKIVIAQTAPAVRTALGRDFGCEPGTLVTGKMVSALRQLGFDYVFDTDFAADLTIMEEGTELLQRLGKYLSGDEEVKIPMMTSCCPGWVSFVEQHFPELLGNLSTAKSPQQMFGAIAKSYFAEKLGVDRKKIVVVSIMPCLAKKYEASRPEFASEGNPDVDISIYTRELARLIRYANINFNELPDSDFDHPLGESTGAGVIFGTTGGVIEAACRTAYELYTKKPLEKIEFKELRGLEGIRSGTINFDGTPVKIGIAHGLGNARKLVEEVKSGKSPYHVIEVMACPGGCIGGGGQPFHQGRIEVLRKRAAALYSEDESKPLRKSHENPYIQQLYKEYLGEPCGPRAHQLLHTHYFDRKEVVNMFLETDKDE; from the coding sequence ATGGAAAATATAAAACTAACGATAGATAACAGAGAAGTGGAAGTCCCCAAAGGCACCACCGTTCTTGACGCAGCAAGGAGTATGGGTATCCGTATCCCGACACTTTGCCACATGAAACTTGAAGATTTGAATTATGAGAATAATCCCGGAGCCTGCCGTATCTGCGTAGTGGAGATAGAAGGCCGCCGTAACCTGGCACCGTCCTGTAAAACAGAATGTACGGAAGGAATGGTTGTCAGAACCCATACGCCGCGAGTAATGAATGCCCGTAAGACCGTGATGGAACTGATCCTGTCGAATCATCCGGCCGGATGTCTTACTTGTAGCAGTAACGGTTACTGCGAACTTCAGACAATAGCTCACGACCTAGGTATTCGAGAGATAAGATACCAGGGCGAACAATCCACCTTCGAGATCGACCGTTCGCCGTCAATCGTACGCAACATGAATAAATGCATCATGTGTCGCCGGTGCGAGACCATGTGCAACAGTATACAGACCGTCGGTGCACTGACAGCCGTCAACCGTGGTTTCAATGCTGCCGTGTCGACTGCCTTTGAACGCGATATAGCCGGAAGTACCTGTTCTTATTGCGGACAATGTGTATCCGTTTGTCCGGTAAATGCCCTGAGCGGACGTAATACGCAGCAGCCCGTACTCGATGCCTTGGCCGATCCGACCAAGATCGTGATTGCACAAACCGCTCCTGCCGTCCGCACCGCCTTGGGACGTGACTTCGGTTGCGAACCGGGAACGCTGGTCACCGGAAAGATGGTATCGGCCCTCCGCCAGTTAGGTTTCGATTATGTGTTCGATACGGATTTTGCAGCCGACCTGACCATTATGGAAGAAGGTACGGAGCTATTGCAACGTCTGGGCAAATACCTGTCGGGTGACGAGGAAGTAAAGATACCGATGATGACCAGCTGTTGTCCCGGCTGGGTAAGTTTTGTTGAGCAGCATTTCCCTGAATTACTAGGTAACCTTTCCACAGCAAAGAGTCCGCAACAGATGTTCGGGGCCATAGCTAAAAGCTATTTCGCTGAAAAGCTGGGGGTAGACCGAAAGAAGATCGTGGTGGTATCCATCATGCCTTGCCTGGCTAAGAAATACGAAGCCAGCCGTCCCGAGTTTGCCAGCGAAGGAAATCCGGATGTCGATATCTCCATCTATACCCGCGAACTGGCCCGTCTGATCCGTTATGCGAATATCAACTTCAACGAGCTTCCCGACAGCGATTTCGACCATCCTCTCGGCGAGTCGACCGGTGCGGGAGTTATCTTCGGAACAACCGGAGGCGTAATAGAAGCAGCCTGCCGTACAGCTTACGAACTATATACAAAGAAGCCTCTAGAGAAAATTGAATTTAAGGAATTACGCGGTTTGGAGGGTATCCGCAGTGGAACGATCAACTTCGACGGTACACCTGTGAAGATCGGTATCGCTCATGGCCTGGGTAATGCCCGCAAACTGGTAGAAGAGGTGAAGAGTGGCAAATCTCCTTATCACGTCATTGAAGTAATGGCCTGCCCTGGCGGCTGTATTGGAGGAGGCGGACAACCGTTCCATCAGGGACGCATAGAAGTTCTTCGCAAACGGGCAGCTGCCCTTTATAGTGAAGACGAAAGCAAGCCGCTTCGTAAGAGCCATGAAAACCCTTATATTCAGCAGTTATATAAAGAATACCTGGGTGAACCTTGCGGACCAAGGGCTCATCAGTTATTGCATACTCACTACTTCGACCGTAAAGAAGTAGTCAATATGTTTTTGGAAACCGATAAAGACGAATAA
- a CDS encoding NADH-quinone oxidoreductase subunit NuoE family protein: MEKIHLPQSKVKELHAVCKDHDNDPGELINILHAAQEIFGYLPREVQEMVAAELHIPVSRVYGVVTFYSFFTMTPKGKYPISVCLGTACYVRGAEKVLDEFQRQLEIKIGETTSDGLFSLDCLRCVGACGLAPVVTIGGKVYGRITPEKVRDILSEYYIREE, encoded by the coding sequence ATGGAAAAGATACATTTGCCCCAGTCAAAAGTAAAAGAACTGCATGCCGTATGCAAAGATCACGACAACGATCCCGGTGAACTAATCAATATACTGCATGCCGCACAGGAAATATTCGGTTACCTTCCCCGTGAAGTACAAGAGATGGTTGCTGCCGAACTGCATATCCCGGTGTCACGTGTGTATGGCGTGGTTACTTTCTATTCGTTCTTTACCATGACTCCGAAAGGGAAATACCCGATCTCCGTCTGCCTGGGAACAGCCTGTTATGTGCGTGGAGCAGAGAAAGTACTGGATGAATTCCAACGTCAACTGGAGATAAAAATAGGGGAGACTACTTCCGACGGACTGTTCTCCTTAGATTGCCTCCGTTGTGTGGGTGCCTGTGGACTGGCCCCCGTTGTAACGATAGGAGGTAAGGTATACGGAAGAATTACCCCTGAAAAGGTAAGGGATATCTTGTCGGAGTATTACATTCGCGAAGAATAA